A window of Pseudoliparis swirei isolate HS2019 ecotype Mariana Trench chromosome 13, NWPU_hadal_v1, whole genome shotgun sequence genomic DNA:
TGATGTCTTCTGCCACCACGCCATAGTAGACCACGTCCATGTCGCCGTAGTAACCCGCTCCGGTGTCCACGTTGTTCCACGTCCCCTCTGCTGCGTTCAAGATGTGCGTAATCCCCAACCTCTTCAGATTGCACTTGTCCTTTGCAGTCTGCCTGCAAGACGAATATTATTTTAATCCTCCGTTATTTTACCAGTTTAGTAATTTTCTACTTGTTTACTTACTCGTCCCCGATGTAGACATGAGGCCAGACCTCGTTGACGTGAGTGTAAGCCACACTCCCACGGTTTAGGATCTTCTCCAGCTCATAGCCTCCAGGTGTGACATATTCCTCCACTGGACTGGATTCCTTCACTACCTTTGTAACATCTCTCTTGCTTCCAGTCTTTGACTTGTGAGAAGACATTTTCTCGCCGTGGCTTCCTCTCACACATGATTTATtagcttagggggggggggaagaaatacCACGCTtgctatttattttacttttctctctctaaaTAAAGCATTTTACACATTGTTTTTCACATGCATCTCCAGAAACACTCACCGAGAGATCGAAGCGCTTCGTTTTCCTGCTTGTGAACTTTGCTTTTAGGATCGGGGCAGCTTGTTGTGAAGCGGTCCTTAAAGCCGGAACATGGGGAGGTTTAATTCTGGCAGGCTCAAGTGAGGGCACAGATCGTATAACCGCTCTGTGACGGGAATCAAATGCAGAGGATATTTTTAGGGCTGTGATGTGGCGGGCCCCTGACCTTAGCTGCCACATTCCCTGCCTGTGGGGAAAACTTCCATCCAGCCAGTCCCCGACATCCACTTCTAAACACACAACTTTAATCTCTGCTGCTGGCAGGAAGCTGAGCTTCCCCAAACTTTGCATTTGCCGAAGGATACCCGTATTCACTGGAGTGAACAGGCCACTGTGAGCCTTTGCTCAGCCATATGAACGACTCCTTGAAATTGTGTCAGTCTCTTTTAGCCTTCCTGCATATCTTCAGACGCTGCAGGAGAGAACGACCTCACAACACCCGTTAAGGATGTTCTGCATTTCCCGGAGCCTCTCGGGGGCCAGAAGAGAACCGAAATGTGTCAGACTGTTAGACAGACAAGGTTTTTCACAGGATGGCACATGTCCTTGAATCCCCGTTATTTGATATGCATGGTCCATTCAGCGAGCCCCCAAAGTGAGAGTGCGATGACGACTGTATTGCAGAA
This region includes:
- the LOC130203298 gene encoding dual specificity phosphatase 29-like isoform X2 codes for the protein MSSHKSKTGSKRDVTKVVKESSPVEEYVTPGGYELEKILNRGSVAYTHVNEVWPHVYIGDEQTAKDKCNLKRLGITHILNAAEGTWNNVDTGAGYYGDMDVVYYGVVAEDITTFNLSQYFFSAARFIEETLSSPQNTLLVHCVMGRSRSATLFLAFLMICEDMTVVDAIEHVKNRRRIVPNWGFLRQLRELDMQLLERRGYGAELMGALGGQVKSQVDGE